A stretch of Arachis stenosperma cultivar V10309 unplaced genomic scaffold, arast.V10309.gnm1.PFL2 arast.V10309.gnm1.Scaffold_100034, whole genome shotgun sequence DNA encodes these proteins:
- the LOC130960020 gene encoding uncharacterized protein LOC130960020, with product MAKRIDSLQVAAVNTSQPSTVWMQNEESQEEQQQEQVQYMHNQNSGQNEVYGETYNPSWKNHPNLRWGDNHNQGQQSWQRNTTQNIPRNNQQNNNQNSFRKPQNTYPNSNYYPTHNQSINQNTYHQPPTSHNQPQAPPESQRITNLETLIDKLWKHQEMTAKNQEASIKNMERQIGQLSKHFATERPSSSLPSDTIPNPKEECKAIQLRSGRTLVSNNDTTRKQVESSKKPTNAEEANDQDMVPNKNTENPKGEEDQPINTHKKEEEAIQGQQKKKKNLIPPLPYPQRFNKETKDQHFRKFLETFKKGVIENLLVKVDKFIYPADFVVLDSDMDESDSIILGRPFLATARAIIDVEQGELTLRMHEESIILKVFPEPQFSKEGSKVVSDCCPRQATDNTGEQKNEHVKQGLEEGYKKLKNTLE from the exons atggccaaaagaattgacaGCCTTCAAGTAGCAGCTGTGaacacaagccaaccatcaactgtATGGATGCAGAATGAAGAAAGccaagaagagcaacaacagGAGCAAGTGCAATACATGCATAACCAAAATTCGGGTCAGAATGAAGTTTATGGTGAGACCTACAATCCCTCCTGGAAGAACCACCCCAACCTTAGATGGGGAGATAACCATAACCAAGGCCAACaatcatggcaaagaaacacaaccCAGAATATCCCAAGGAACAACCAGCAaaacaacaaccaaaattcattcagaaaaccacaaaacacttACCCCAACTCTAACTATTATCCAACCCATAACCAATCCATCAACCAAAATACCTATCATCAACCACCCACATCTCACAACCAACCACAAGCACCTCCAGAATCTCAAAGAATCACTAATCTGGAAACCTTGATAGACAAGCTGTGGAAACATCAAGAGATGACGGCCAAAAATCAAGAAGCTTCCATCAAGAACATGGAAAGACAAATAGGCCAGCTCTCTAAACACTTTGCAACAGAGAGGCCATCAAGTTCCCTGCCAAGTGACACAATTCCAAATCCTAAGGAAGAGTGTAAGGCGATACAGTTAAGGAGTGGGAGAACATTGGtgagcaacaatgacactaCAAGGAAACAAGTGGAGAGCAGCAAAAAGCCAACAAATGCAGAGGAAGCCAATGATCAAGATATGGTGCCAAACAAGAACACAGAGAACCCCAAGGGAGAAGAAGACCAGCCAATCAATACAcataagaaagaagaagaagcaattcAAGGAcaacagaaaaagaagaagaacctcATCCCTCCACTGCCATATCCACAGAGGTTCAACAAAGAAACCAAAGATCAACACTTCCGCAAATTCCTGgaaactttcaagaa GGGTGTGATTGAAAACCTTCTAGTCAAGGTGGACAAATTCATATATCCTGCGGACTTTGTGGTTTTAGATTCAGATATGGATGAAAGTGACTCCATCATACTTGGGAGACCTTTCTTGGCCACTGCTAGGGCTATCATAGACGTAGAGCAAGGAGAATTAactctcaggatgcatgaggaaagCATTATCCTGAAAGTGTTTCCAGAACCACAATTTAGTAAAGAAGGAAGCAAGGTAGTCAGTGACTGTTGTCCAAGGCAAGCAACCGACAACACAGGGGAGCAGAAGAATGAGCAT GTGAAGCAAGGCTTGGAAGAAGGTTACAAAAAGTTGAAGAACACCCTGGAGTGA